AGGCGCTTCCTGGCCTTTTCGATCTCGTGGATGTTGCGGCCACCTTCGCCAATCTGGTCGAGCAGGTCCTTAACTTCGTCAGCGAGGTTCTTGTTCTCGCGGCGGACAGCCTCGAGCTGTTCCTGGCCTTCCTCGTAGGCACCCTTGAGACGGAACAATTCGGTGGAGTAGTTGCGGCATTCCTTCTGGCTGGCGTCGAGCTCGGCGGCGAGGTCGTCGACCTTGAGCTTCCATTCTCCAATGATCTTGTCGAAGGCCTTCTGCTTCTTCTCGGCAGCGTTGGCGATGGCGGTGGCACGGTCGACCTCGAGCTGCAGGTCCTCGACCTCGGTGGCGAGGCGCTGCTTGGTCTTCTCGAGGGCAACGACCTTCTGGTTGAGGGACTCAATGGTCTCCTCGGCCTCGGCGAGGCGGGCCTGGAGCTTGCGCTTGGCCTCCTCGAGCTCCTCGGAGCGGGCAACACCCTCGGACTCGTACTTGGAGCGCCAGATCTGGCCCTCGGCGTTGGCCTTGGAAAGCTGGCGCTGAAGATCAGCCTTGCCCTCGGCCTCCTCCTCGACCTGTTCGCGGATGTTGTCCAGGTCGTGCTCGAGGTTGCGGAACTTGCCCAGAAGGGTGGCGCGTTCCTGTTAACAAGAAAACACATTAATTAGCTTCTATGTCGGTAAGCCTTGTTAAGTGCATCATTAGACCAAGTAAGTCTCAGCTTGATACTAAAACGCACCAATATGGCAATATCTAACAATGTGTCGTTTGAGTTATCTTTGTTGTTGTTTTCTTTTAGATGAACCATGTTATATTGTATACTAACCCTGGCCTCCTCGTCGGCGAGCCTCTTGGTATCCTCCAGCTGAGTGGTGAGCGACACCTTGATCTTGGACAGCTGCGACACCTGGGACTCGGCCTCCTCCAGTTGGCGGAGCAGGTCTGAGTTCTCGATGGACATCTTCTTCTTGGCGGCATCCAGGTCGTTGAGGGTGCGGTTGGCCTCGTCAGCCTTGTTTTGGACTTCGTTGAGCTGGTGCTGGAGCTGCTTGGCGATCTTCTCCTGGGCAGCCTAttaggaaataaataattgttagaCGAAGGTATTTTCACGGTTTAGTTGAAAGTTTAATGGTTTGaattcttttaatatttaaattttggtGATGCAGGCTGATATTCGTTTTAGCGTGTATTTAACAGATCATGACTGTGTTAAAAACAAacggtattatttattatgagaaGAAAAATATTGCAGAGAAATATTgaattatacatacataggttggtgcaaatgtttacatttataaaacttCTGATACATTGTTACGGTAAGCACCACGACTATTTTTaacttacataatattaggcacattatatgttatttaattatattattcaatAATTAGTTGTTGaaaggttttatttaatgttactaATGTTAGAAGATAATTAGAATAGGGATTAATCAGTTTAAAAATCattcaaaaaagttttttacattttagctGTAGTTTAGTTTCACGTTACAGCGCTCATAGCTTTTTTGCGTTTAGTAAAACTATATTAGGTATGTTAAATTGGGCGTGTGTAGTGTCTGGTCCCAAGCACACAAGTTGTTTAAGTTCTTATATACAGCTACTATCCTAGGATAAGCATTATAAGGGCTGTATAAATCTTTATAAAGCTCTTGTGCGACTTGGGTTGCAACTCCATCTAACTGGCGAAAGCGAAGCGAAGTCCTGCTGATGCCAAAACAATTTATACCTTTTCGTTGGACACGTGGTCGAGACCAGCGCGGAGGTCATTGACTTCGCTAAAGTACTGAGAACGTTCCTTCTCAGCCCTGGATGGATTAGAAACACGATTAATATCACCTAATTGGTATGTGTTTGTGTTGTGGGCATTGAGTGGGCCGTGGTTCTTTCACGTTTAGGGAACATGCGGGGGAACTCGGTACACATGCCTCGTGGATGACATGTTACCTTTTCACGGGCCACCTGATCGACGGCAGCGCGTGTGTTGTTTAGCTCCGAGTAGCAAGACGCGCGGTCATGATCAGCCCTGAATTAGCAGTACAATTGAGTATCCCAAGCTTTCAAGTCCCAGTTCAAATTTAAAGGTTCAATACAAAATTACATTTCCTTTGCATATTAAAAGtgtatttataaacattatGCTGATGTTTATAAGATTTGCCACGTAGGAGTGCTATAAATATTCAGCATCGAGTGCCTCTTGctgtaactatttttatttcgcCAATTgcgtttacttatttttacgaTCTATGAAATCAGGATATTTGATTATAAAAAAAGcacgtacatacatacttagctTACAATAATCTAGAGCATAAAAATTGTGTTTTCATTGCTCTAGTAGAAAAGGATATAATATAACGTATAATACTCACTTGGCCTTGAGCTTGTTGAGCTGGTCGAGCTGCTCACCCATCTCGGCGACGGAATCGTTGTGCTTCTTGCGCAGGTTGGCGAGGGTGGACTCGTGCTGGATGTTGGCCTCCTCCAGGTCGCGGCGCAGCTTGCTGAGTTCAGCCTCGCGCTTCTTGTTAAGCTCGATCTGGGCAGAGGTAGCACCACCGGCCTCCTCAAGGCGCTCGCCGAGCTCCTCGAGTTCACGAGCGAGGTCAGCGCGCTGCTTCTCAGCCTTGGCGCGAGCCTGGCGCTCAGACTCGACTTCCTCCTCGAGCTCCTCGATGCGAGCCTGCAGTTCCTTGATCTGCTTCTGCAGCTTGCTGACAAGGGACTGTTCATCCTCGAGCTTAGCGGTCAGGGAGGAGATCTCCTTGTCCTTGCGCTGGATGGTCTGCTCCAGCTCCTTCTTGTTGCGTTCGAGGTCGGCGACGGCTTCCTGGGTCAGCTTGAGGTCGCCCTCAACCTTCCTCCTCTGCTTCTCAACATCACCGCGCAGCTTCTTCTCGCGCTCCAGAGAGTCCTCCAGCTCGTCGAGAGTCTGCTCGAGCTTCTGCTTGACCTTGTTGAGGTGGTTGACCTTATCCTCGGCGGCCTGGAGTTCCTCACCAGTCTTCTGGTTGGACTCGCCCTGCATCTTCTTCTCCTTGTTGAGCTTGTTGATGAGCTCATCTTGGTGGGCGATCTCATCGTTCAAGTTGCGGATCTGGTGGTCCTTGGTGGCCTTGTCCTGCTCGGATTTCTGGACGGCCAGCTCGAGATCCTCGACGTCCTTCTTGAGGCCAGAGACCTCCTGTTCCAACTTCTTCTTGTTCTGGAACAGCTGGTTGCGGGCGTCCTCCTCCTGGGTCAGGCGGTCCTGGGTGTCCTACGGTCACAACAGCTCGAATCAGTATACGGTATTCAGTATTCAAGTATATAAAACTAGGCATCGAAAAAATAAACAGTTGGCTTTTAATTGCTTTCGCAATTCCTCTAAACACGTCTGGCTTCTGTCTATCGGCAAATAATAGCAATTAATGATTTGCAATAAAATCGTGCAACCCGCAGACgtgcaatttatttttaactcttCAAGCTGCTTTTAGTGTAAACATAACGGTGTTTATTTAAAGAAATACTCTAGCAAACGAAGCATTGCTTTGCAACAGTGTTACGGCTACATATTTGGCTTGTAACGGGATGTCTTCTAAGTAACTAATGTCCGGTATGTTTACTCGCCGCAGGAATCTCAGCtaattaattaaactaattaggtacattatttatttagcgCCAGAGTATTCGCGACCCAAATTGCTCATTGCTATTTCAAGATGACGCATCATTACCgggataaaaaatatgttacaaaTTTTACGATTATTATCCGCCTGGATATGCCACATGTTAATAACTGAAGGGTATAAGGAGGAATTTAGCAAGCCACTAGTAGATGATGGTTCACAACTTTTTTTGCACTATCGTTTGAGGTACCAAAACAATTTACGACTATGTATGAAGATTTTCTGTTTCTCTCTTGAcgattcataataataaaagtagattcattatcacaaaagtgactacatgatttttttttattactataccTACTCTTAATTATGGggcttaaaattattattttactaagttTTGCTAATTCGACTATTATGACTAATATGCCTTGTTTCTATACTTTCTATTATGACGCTGTGAAGTTTTCATTTTTCTAGAGGATATCaatataaatagtttttattattgtttgagTAATGTACATGATCTGTGCTATACTATCacataactaataaataattaacacttaCCCTAAGCTGGGACTCCATGTCGGACTTCTGGGCCTGGAGCTTGGCGGCGCGCTCCTGGACTTCGGACAGCGAGCCCTTCTCGCCCTCGAGCGAGCCGAGCAGAGCGGTCTTCTCCTCCAGCAGCTTGGCGTTGAGGACCTCCAACTCCTTGCGAAGTTTCTCCTCCTTCTCCAGAGCCTCGATCGCCTTGTTGGCCTTCTCTTCCAGTTTCTGCAATTCAACCACACTTTTATCCACACCATCCCATTCCGAAACGTGTATCGttgccattttatttaattttattgatcaCATCAATTGATTGGATAGGGAATGTCGGTTCGTTCGTTAGGGGAGTTAGGCGCGCGCCCAGCCGACCGCTCGACTGAACGGGGCGCTGGAGTTTTCCAGCGGGCGATAGCCGCCCACGCGCATGATTACTTAGCTAGGTGAGTGGGGCGATAGGGGGGGATTCCAGAAATGGCTGCGGCAGGTGCGGTGTCACGTAACCGGCAGGTGGGTGCGGTTAGCTATTTACGTGCTTGATTCACGCCgctaaatttgattatttattggGTCAGAGTGCTCCATCATATTAATGCGTTGAGTGATGCTTACCGCGATCTCATCCTCGATGCGGCTGACGTTGAGGAGGGGCTTGACCTTCTGCCACAACTTCCACCAGGGCCAGGTACGGAGTTGCAGGTACTTGCGCAAGTTGCGCTGGACAACTTGGAGGGCGACCCTAGTGGTAGAAAACTTAACTTAGCATATCTTtatgaataatataatttaatttacataatGAAGTCGGATATTTGCAATTATGATATAACTAAGGTTGAAGGTAAGGTAAGGCTTTatgaaggttgactggtagagaatgcctcatagcattaagtccgccttttgtgcgattgtattttcttttgtgcaataaagattaaataaataatttaataacaaaatttcaaaagatAATAActaagaaaaaacattttaaaaaaatattaaagatttGGAATGCCAAATATCGATTTCATTACTATACCTAATTGAATTTAATATATGTAACTGTCCAGAATAaataagtgttattttatttcaggtaatGATCCCGCTTTAGTAAAAGTAACAGTGTAAGTGTGCGATGTTATTAAAGAAACTGTATAAGGTAAGATATCATACCTCTGTTCCTGCAGCTTCTTGTACTCCTTGCGGGACAGGTAACCGCGAATGTAGGCCTGGAGCCAAGACACAATCTTGGACAGCCTATCGTCACGCATCTCTTCCATCTGACCCAGGACACCAGCGCGGAAGAACACCTGGATATATAGCTAAGTCAGAACAAATCCAGACGCCCGACTTGTAGAGTTAGTAACTGGTAACATctagttttaatatatttaaaactatttctacacattatttgTGTCAGAAATAtgaacataatatttttaaatgatatatTTTTCTACATCTAATGTTAGTGGGGAATTTGCGTGAGTAATCTCGAAAAAAAACGGAGACTTTTTGAAGCGGCATGACATGGAAACATAAAAAATCGACACATAGACAACACGAGGTACAGACGATACAGACAGTAAAAGAATAAGAGGAGTTAATATCGGAATGTGTATGTGTATCCGTTACTCATGTACTACGTCTACCTTTGTTTTTCCAAGTCTGAAAGATTCCGAGTCCAAACCGGTTGTCTCGAGAATTTTCTCGGCGGCTTTCTCTGGCGACATTCCGTCTTTGACCAACCCCGGGCACAGAATTTTGTATCTGCGTTTGAGGagcatacaaaaatataacagtgtgtgtgtatgtatgtgtatgtacagGTAGAAAGGATAGGGGAAAATCCAAACAGGAGCCTTGTCACTTGGGCCCTTTGAAGCGGCTTAGTCTACTGGACAAATTACTGTACCAATTGTAAATGGTGGTCGTAATTTGCCTGAAGTATTGATAACTTGCAATTGGCTTTCTCACAGCTAACTACGCAACCGAATGAACATGCCTTGGTGTGACCGAGACGGTACGATTCGACATCCAAGCCTGTGGCGTCCAGGATGACTTGGGCGATCTTCTTAGGATCGGTTTCCTTGTCCACAGCTTGAGGGGCCAGGATCTTGTAACTACATTATCAAAATATTTCCACACAATGAGGGAGAGTCACAATAAATAGTTCTAAAGACGTGCTAGGCACATAAGGAGAGGGTGGAACAAAATGTGGGACATACTGTAAAAAACATTGATATGTTAACCACACTGCATACGATTAGGGGTATGGACTGCAATTAAGATTAATAACATGTATCCCAGGAACCTTCTATGACATAATGACCTAGAAATAACAATGGGTCAACAAAAAGGGTTCAACATTAACTCTATTCTTTAGAGTTTAACAATTTCTACTTCTCCATGCTAAAACCATTCTGGACCCCATTATAATTCTTGCCTTGGTGTGACCGATACGATAGCTCTCAGGGTCGAGTTCGACAGACTCCAGACACTTCCTAGCTGCTTCTTTAGGATCTTTTTCGTTGGTCATGATGGCTGGCGCCAGAATCATGTAACTGTTTGTCGAACatcaattatttaataaatagagTCCCTCCAACTACTCTGTATGTGACAcgtcattaaaataatttgtcGTTATATAAAACAGCTTATTAATAATCTATGATATTTCAGCAAGTGTTACTCATAGCTATGAACTATGTAAATTTGACTGATGATGTCAGCAAGTCAGCGGTAAAACCAGAATAGTTGCTCCAGAAAATACCAGcgctaaaaaaaagttttgactaaccacatataaaaataaacataacccTCTATAATCAaaacagagacataaaataCTAAAGTTATAGTTGTAATTTGAATTCTTGAATTATTTTTGATATTGATGTTGGGATCTTACCGGAGCTTGAAGTCAGGGTAGACCATCCTGTTGGGGAAACCTTTACGGCAAATACGGATGCCTTCCAACACACCGTTACAGGTCAGCTGGTGCATGACAAGGTGGGAGTCGATGAGACCTGGCGAGCGAATACACGCACACGGATAAGAGGAAATTACAGAAAATAGAAAGCCTTCGCTATTAAtgtgtattaattaatttaaaaaaacaggtATGTAGATTTTAAaccaattacttatttttttacttatccTTATAGTTGTAATAGAGTAGAGATAGAAAAGTCTCAATTTACTTTACTAAAGACaaatagtaaaattttaaaacgagtGAAAGGGAAAAGAAGATAAAGTGATATTGGTCACTTTACTAACACAAATATATTTAGCACAATTATTACTCACCAGGCTGTTTCAACTCGTTGGGGATGATACAACGTACGAAGTGAGGTTGGGTGGACCTCAGAGTTGTCATCAGGTTGTTAAGTTGTTCCTGTATGGATTAACAAAATTAGTATGCACAATTGTGATTTTGTATAGTATTTACAACAGCATTTTTCATGTTTGTCTAAATCCAATACAACTGATTATTTACCCAGAACATTTCTTAGTTTTGTCTAATAGAAATGTCTGCAAACAACATAAAAAGCGACACTCGATGATACATGAATATTGACGTAGATTTGACATGTAATGACGTGACGATGTgaataaacacacacacacacaaaactaaagttatgaTTCCTAATAAACACACACTAACACACAAAGCTATTAGACCCAGCAGCGTCGTACAGTACGTTCCTGGGGACGTTATGCGCTGTGCGTGTAATTTTTCCACAGTGCATTGATCTACACTATAACACCATAGTGCATGTAAAATATTACAACCTCTAAAAACATAAAACAGGTAATTTTCATGTTACCTTTAATATTACGTCTATGAAATGTTACTACCACAATTTTCAAAAACAATGTAGAATATATGAAGCTACATCAATATAAACCAAAAATCAATCTTTAATATAAACTTAAGAACCTTGTACGCGGAGGAGACAGTAGCAAAACCACCACCCTTCTTACCGCGACCGCCTATGAACGTACATTATAAACAAGCATAGATTAGTACCAAGACGATCACAAGGCAACATGACGGGACAATACTCGATGGCTAAACATAGACTATCGGCGACATGAGCTGTGCTGTAAAACATATAGTAGAGTggccgaacaggctttaggttacttttcgctcatgtcgtcttgGACataggtatatttggtatcagtacattcagtatgatgtcctgaacacaaataaatatttgatgacatatatatatttggtGGGGGTCCACTGCTTTCGCGCTTGACATCGCCAGTTTTTGAGACATTTGGTACcacacatggtatgtttaaaaaaaaagtaaaaaaaaatatactgccgactttatgacatCACAGCAACTACcgccaccactttcgcgcttgtcatctcatatatttgtgttcaggacaccATACTGAATGCACtaataccaaatatacccatgtccgagacgacatgagcgaaaatcgttttctagaagacttctagacaaaaAACCGACCCTCTAATATTATGTTGACATTGACAAGGTAATGTGAAAGCGTGGAAGACTGACCCTAATTACCACTAAGTTGTAATCAGTAGATTCAGTAGTAGTAACAAGGGTTAATCTTAGGCATGATAGACGATACTGAAGCTACGCCGAAGGCAGTGAAGCAAATCCCTTTCAATGAATGTAAGTTTACCCTGTAGAGCGATGATACAGTCTGGAAGGCAGAACCCTTAGCACGCTTGCCTCCAGCGCCTTAAGTTGAAAAGTGACATGAGAAATAAACATTAATATGTCTTTGTAGACAATGATGCAAGTACATTCAATAGAATGATAGTGTGTAATTATCCTCTTTGCTAGGTCTTCTAGATTAGAAATAAACACAATGTGTGTTTATTTCTAATCTATTCGACGAAGCAACTcggataataaaattgtaatagaacTTCACTTatggtaagttcgtttaatcattAAGTATAATGAAATAATCCAAGATCACTGAAGTATTGATGTGATTTTGGTAAGTGACATTTGGGTTTTATATCACCCGTCTTGTGGTGTGTGATGATATTATATGTTCACAGAAGGTATGAATACAGCTCATGGTACCTGGTCACCTGTTTTCGTAGAGATCAAAATTGCTATAGGGGCTTATCGAAATCAGTAttaaaaattatcatttaaaaaatcaatTGAATCCTTATCTGAGTAAAAGTTATTGATACGTACCCTTGCCGCCACCGGCATCAGCACCACCGGACTGACCAGGATGGTCAGCGAAGATCTCAATCAACAGTTTGTTGGTGCCCTTCTTGAACTGGTCTACGACAGTGTCGTTAAGGGGGTCCTTGTTCTTCTCAAGCCAGCCTGAGATGTTGTAACCGACCTGTTTAAGGAGGGTGGGTGAATTAAGGTGGTGGGTAGTGAATGACTGAGTGAACTAATTTAGATACCAACATTAGCAATCATTTTATTTGCTAGATTTTCAAAAAGGATATAATTCAAAGGGAAGCTTACTTTCATTCTGTTGTTTAAGTAAAGAAAATGTTTATGAACCAAATATCAGCTCAATATAATTAAAAGTGAAGTGAAATGATCGTTGGTATTGTTGATGATAAAGATACTTACGTTGCCGGCATAATGGCCAATGGCGAAGTGGGCAGCCTGGCAGCCGGGCTTGGGAGGCTTGGGCTTCAGGAACGGAGGCGACTTGCCCAAGTGGTTGTTATTCAACTTCTCAACGAAGGTCTGATCGGTAGCTTTCGGGAACATAGATTCTTCCTCAAGGATGGAGAGGATACCCATGGGCTGGAAACGGACCGATGGCGTTAGAACACGAAGTACGGCTTGCTTATCTTCTGAAAATGCTACTTATGCCAAGTGTAGTTACTTTACGACTAAAATTGTATCATGAAATGTAAATTTTGATAGGACAAGCTATAATTATGTTCTTGGAGAGGAAATTTAAATACGAGTAGCTGTTGTTTCATCAAGATAAAGTCGATAATAAAATTCAagtgaataataaaaatgaggcaaaaggtacaaatttaatttaattataaatctgtaacaaaggaaaaaaaattaaaagagaaaTAAAGGTTTTAAATACTACTTTTGTGTAAAAGGGGGTTCTAGCGtgtatatttttgttaagcGTTATCGGTTAAGCGGCATGCATTCGTAGTTGTGTGCTTTTTTCTAATAgtgagtgtaattttattagctATATAACTTTGTACTGTATCTATAAAATAGTGCTTCTTTTTCCATAGCTTCACATATTTTTAGtgtctttttttattaaacttgaTTGCTGACTTTTTAGTTGTTAAAAATACTGGTATTACTGGTGCAGTTAATATAGCTAATtagcttaaaaaatatatgcttATTAACGGATTAGACTGATATTGTAGTTTTGCAAGTGTTCTATCGGCGGTGTGGGTACAGACCGTGATAAATATATCATAATgatcaatatttaataatatccaATAACACAGCAGCTAGTAAGGTGATTCaagaaatcaaagttttaattttatttactcaCCTCATTATTTTCATcctacctactaaaataataattagtaattaatttgaGAATTGTTTAATAACATTTAGTGGTCGCTACCACCAGTACCACCggtcaacttttttttttaatacgtactGCGATGTGGGATTATGGTTTGCTTTTATTATGTTCCATGataatatttatctattataatagtttatgtgactgctatatAATAAAAGGCGTAATTTACGATAATATCGCCTTCgtttaatttcatacattttgaaatgtCGGTAGCTATCCCTAAATatcaattcaaaaataaaataaaaaaatctagacTGTTTTCTAATACAATACATCCGTTTTAGAGGTTGagagtataaaaaataataataataataataacagcaaacttctccaaagggactctacgtgttggatgtgtatccccacgcacgcctatcaaatgaccgggatgtatatacccgtgagtttatacgagatacaaataataaaaatatcgtcTTTCTTTGATTTCACAAATTTTCATATGTCAGTAGCGACCCctaaatatcaatttaaaaatttataaaaaaaatagtgttttCTAATGCAAAAGATCATTTATAGAGATCATAGGtgagagtaaaaaaataaacatatatatttttttttcagtacaaGTTTAAATCAGCCTAACAGCTAGCCAGCATTCCTCACAGGCAGCAGATTCTATAGGGGTTGTTAGAGATTGTGAATACAGTATTATAGAATATGTCGATCATTTGATACAATAAAACAGCGTGTAAAGATTCGCAAGGATGCTGCTTTCATTAAAAATGCTTTTAGCCTCGATTGCTGAAAAGGATCGTGTGCGCAAAGCATTTGTTTATACCGCGGAGCAAGGGATCAGCCAGAGATGTACTTGCGGGAGACGTTTTCAGCCCCAAGCGTCGTCTAATCGCGCCTATCGTAAGCTATACTGGATTCTAATACCTTTTCTATTAAGTCTATAGTCGCTTGAAGATCCATACCAAAATCTATGAAGGTCCATTGGATCCCTTCACGTTCATACTCTTCTTGCTCTAACACGAACATGAAATGGTTAAAGTATTGTtgtaatttttcgttcgtaaaATTAACGCATAGCTGATTAAACCCGTTCATCTGGATCGTGATACAtggaaaaaataattgtatCTGTTAAACAACTAACATTGTTTGTGTGGAAACGATGGCCGTTGGTgtgagaaaatattaaaaataaaaacaaagaacaCAGATAACACAGAACACATATAACACGTTGCATTGGTGGGTAGCTCGAATGAAGTAACGAatggaattaaattttaagtaaaaGTTCTATGGCTACTTCTTTCGGGCACCCTGTGGCATGAGGCAAGCTCTTGTTGTTGCGTTTT
The window above is part of the Cydia strobilella chromosome 12, ilCydStro3.1, whole genome shotgun sequence genome. Proteins encoded here:
- the LOC134746024 gene encoding myosin heavy chain, muscle isoform X27, coding for MPKPIVQEGDDPDPTPYLFVSLEQKRIDQSKPYDGKKACWVPDEKEGFLQGEIKATKGDLVTVGLPGGEEKTLKKELLSQVNPPKFEKVEDMADLTYLNDAAVLHNLRQRYYAKLIYTYSGLFCVAINPYKRFPVYTTRCARLYRGKRRSEVPPHIFAISDGAYVNMLTNHENQSMLITGESGAGKTENTKKVIAYFATVGASQKKDPNQEKKGSLEDQVVQTNPVLEAFGNAKTVRNDNSSRFGKFIRIHFGPSGKLAGADIETYLLEKARVISQQALERSYHIFYQMMSGSVDGLKTKCMLSNDVYDYHIVSQGKTTIPGLDDGEESVLTDQAFDILGFTQEEKDNVYKITAAVMHMGGMKFKQRGREEQAEADGMEEGERVAKLLGVDCQDLYKNLLKPRIKVGNEFVTQGRNKDQVTNSVGALCKGVFDRLFKWLVKKCNETLDTKQKRQHFIGVLDIAGFEIFDFNGFEQLCINFTNEKLQQFFNHHMFVLEQEEYKKEGINWAFIDFGMDLLACIDLIEKPMGILSILEEESMFPKATDQTFVEKLNNNHLGKSPPFLKPKPPKPGCQAAHFAIGHYAGNVGYNISGWLEKNKDPLNDTVVDQFKKGTNKLLIEIFADHPGQSGGADAGGGKGGRGKKGGGFATVSSAYKEQLNNLMTTLRSTQPHFVRCIIPNELKQPGLIDSHLVMHQLTCNGVLEGIRICRKGFPNRMVYPDFKLRYKILAPQAVDKETDPKKIAQVILDATGLDVESYRLGHTKVFFRAGVLGQMEEMRDDRLSKIVSWLQAYIRGYLSRKEYKKLQEQRVALQVVQRNLRKYLQLRTWPWWKLWQKVKPLLNVSRIEDEIAKLEEKANKAIEALEKEEKLRKELEVLNAKLLEEKTALLGSLEGEKGSLSEVQERAAKLQAQKSDMESQLRDTQDRLTQEEDARNQLFQNKKKLEQEVSGLKKDVEDLELAVQKSEQDKATKDHQIRNLNDEIAHQDELINKLNKEKKMQGESNQKTGEELQAAEDKVNHLNKVKQKLEQTLDELEDSLEREKKLRGDVEKQRRKVEGDLKLTQEAVADLERNKKELEQTIQRKDKEISSLTAKLEDEQSLVSKLQKQIKELQARIEELEEEVESERQARAKAEKQRADLARELEELGERLEEAGGATSAQIELNKKREAELSKLRRDLEEANIQHESTLANLRKKHNDSVAEMGEQLDQLNKLKAKAEKERSQYFSEVNDLRAGLDHVSNEKAAQEKIAKQLQHQLNEVQNKADEANRTLNDLDAAKKKMSIENSDLLRQLEEAESQVSQLSKIKVSLTTQLEDTKRLADEEARERATLLGKFRNLEHDLDNIREQVEEEAEGKADLQRQLSKANAEGQIWRSKYESEGVARSEELEEAKRKLQARLAEAEETIESLNQKVVALEKTKQRLATEVEDLQLEVDRATAIANAAEKKQKAFDKIIGEWKLKVDDLAAELDASQKECRNYSTELFRLKGAYEEGQEQLEAVRRENKNLADEVKDLLDQIGEGGRNIHEIEKARKRLEAEKDELQAALEEAESALEQEENKVLRAQLELSQVRQEIDRRIQEKEEEFENTRKNHQRALDSMQASLEAEAKGKAEALRMKKKLEADINELEIALDHANKANAEAQKNIKRYQAQIKDLQTALEEEQRARDDAREQLGISERRANALQNELEESRTLLEQADRARRQAEQELGDAHEQLNELSAQSASLSAAKRKLESELQTLHADLDELLNEAKNSEEKAKKAMVDAARLADELRAEQEHAQTQEKLRKALEQQIKELQVRLDEAEANALKGGKKAIQKLEQRVRELENELDGEQRRHADAQKNLRKSERRIKELTFQAEEDRKNHERMQDLVDKLQQKIKTYKRQIEEAEEIAALNLAKFRKAQQELEEAEERADLAEQAISKFRGKGRAGSAARGVSPAPQRPRPAFDGFGTFPPRFDLANDDF